Proteins encoded in a region of the Streptomyces sp. NBC_01298 genome:
- the crgA gene encoding cell division protein CrgA encodes MPKSRIRKKDDYTPPPTRTPQSIKLTNRNWVAPVMLAFFLVGLAWIVVFYLSETQLPLEALGNWNIVVGFGFIAAGFGVSTQWK; translated from the coding sequence GTGCCGAAGTCACGTATCCGCAAGAAGGACGACTACACGCCGCCCCCCACGCGGACGCCGCAGTCGATCAAGCTGACGAACCGCAACTGGGTCGCCCCGGTCATGCTGGCGTTCTTCTTGGTCGGCCTGGCGTGGATCGTCGTTTTCTATCTGTCCGAGACCCAGCTTCCGCTCGAAGCCCTCGGAAATTGGAACATTGTGGTCGGATTCGGCTTCATTGCGGCAGGATTCGGCGTCTCCACGCAGTGGAAGTAG